A window of the Lolium perenne isolate Kyuss_39 chromosome 7, Kyuss_2.0, whole genome shotgun sequence genome harbors these coding sequences:
- the LOC127316124 gene encoding transcription elongation factor SPT6 homolog translates to MSPRTVASDEEDDFIEADEQDPQLSHREEDDMEDQDDDDGEELEGGEEDDDDEDEEEGQNEYENDGFIVDEDEEEEEEQPGSDDERRRKKRKKRGSHEYTLDEDDIALLQENNNGMANEPVKKYKRLKKARSQSETGEGPGYVDDDGSGNAYAEENVQDEIIEEDQQTGEDYIDDDDDFIVDDEIDERGQVVKRNKAFNRTLRHAEGVTSSALQEAHDLFGDVDDLLARRAKDLERTASNSSALTENRLEDEFDPIILADKYMTPRDEIIKQTDVPERMQLSEELTGTGEELTKEQMEEESLWVHSQLTADGFISFAGNEHVNTEIDQKDILNVLTMLHVNKFEIPFIEMYRKESCPSLLTGYYASAQKNAEVAPKMRWYKLLWAVETLDRKWLLLQKRKKALKGYYVKRFDDEKQKIDDVTRFAQRQQLHDTIIEALNDAKSEKEVDDVDAKFNLHFPPGEVEVVGQLKRPKRKSMYNICQRAGLREVTYQFGRSAEQLGHHLALTKIPEADELDSGKDSPEDVAANFTCAMFETPQDVLRGARHMAAVEIGCEPIVRKHIRSIFMDKAVVSTVPTPQGNLIIDPHHQLSRIKWLREKPVTKFVGAEWLLIQKGEDEKLLKVTVKLPEDVKKHLISDARENYLSDCVSKSAQMWDEQRKMILDDAFSSFLLPSMEKEARSLLTANAKSWLRMEYGKQLWDKVSASPWKKKKDEREKDDDEIDLDEESELRVMACCWGPGNPTTTFVMLDSSGELVDVLYAGSISTKSRGGADEQQRNKDNQQRVVKFMTDHQPHVVCVGASNLNCRQLREDLYEVFFRIVEDHPRDINEQMANFSSVYVDESVPRLYENSQISSDQLPAQTGIVKRAVALGRYLQNPLATVATLCGPRKEILSWKLHTLQEFLTPEEKYEVVEQVMVDATNQIGFDVNLSASHEWHSSTLQFVAGLGPRKASALQKELVREGSIFSRKELAEPLRRKVFHNASGFLRVRRSGAAAASTEIIDLLDDTRIHPESYALANKLAKDVYGEGAPRERDEMDEDEQEMAIEHVRERPDFLQRLNIDEYIKSIPEDLRKRDTLHDIKTELLCGFPDCRTPYAEPTPDEEFWMLSGETEESLSDGKIVQVTVRLIQESRIVCTFDSGLKAIVLGDNYSDDGFDPESLRIHQGDILTGKIKNVNRNRFQVYLTCKDSDMRRSLSTRNHDPYYHEQAMVSQDELDKARKQKELAKKHFNLRMIVHPQFQNLTAEEAKQFLSDKEPGEKVIRPSSRGPSFLTLTLKFFDGVYVHKDIAESGKDRKDVTSLLRLGKTLTIDGEDFEDLDEVVDRYVDPLVGHLKSMLSYRKFRKGLKNEVDNMLRAEKAGKPNMIVYSFGISHEHPGTFILTYIRGTNPHHEYVGLNSKGFRFWKRDFDCVDRLVSYFQKNINRPPIDAGASARNVAAMVPMRVSGGGATASAFSHAGNYSGWGSAGKSAQDGGSSGWGSGRGL, encoded by the exons ATGAGCCCACGAACTGTGGCATCCGACGAGGAAG ACGACTTCATCGAGGCCGACGAGCAGGATCCGCAGCTCTCACACAGGGAAGAGGATGACATGGAAGACcaagacgatgatgacggcgaggaGTTGGAAGGCGGTGAGGaagatgatgacgacgaggacgaggaag AGGGACAGAATGAGTACGAGAATGATGGTTTCATAGTGGAtgaggatgaagaggaagaagaggaacaacCGGGAAGCGATGATGAGAGACGAAGGAAGAAAAGGAAGAAGAG GGGATCACACGAGTACACGCTTGATGAGGATGACATCGCGCTGCTCCAGGAGAATAATAATGGCATGGCAAACGAACCT GTAAAGAAGTATAAGCGCTTGAAGAAGGCAAGAAGCCAATCTGAAACTGGAGAAGGTCCCGGATACGTCGATGATGATGGATCAGGAAACGCGTATGCCGAGGAGAATGTTCAGGATGAAATTATTGAGGAGGATCAACAGACAGGGGAAGATTacattgatgatgatgatgattttattgtggACGATGAAATAGACGAGAGAGGACAAGTTGTCAA AAGGAATAAGGCGTTTAATAGGACATTACGACATGCAGAAGGCGTAACGTCATCGGCACTGCAAGAGGCCCACGATTTGTTTGGCGACGTTGATGATCTATTAGCACGAAGAGCGAAAGATCTTGAGAGGACTGCTTCTAATTCTAGCGCGTTGACAGAAAACAGGCTTGAAGATGAGTTTGACCCAATTATTCTTGCAGACAAGTATATGACACCAAGGGATGAGATAATTAAACAAACTGATGTACCTGAGAGGATGCAG CTGTCTGAAGAATTGACTGGCACAGGGGAAGAATTAACTAAAGAACAAATGGAAGAAGAAAGTCTATGGGTACACAGCCAGCTCACTGCTGATGGATTTATATCCTTTGCAGGCAATGAGCATGTGAACACAGAGATTGACCAGAAGGACATTCTGAATGTCTTGACCATGCTACATGTCAACAAATTTGAG ATTCCATTCATTGAGATGTATAGGAAGGAGAGTTGTCCGAGTCTGTTAACTGGCTATTATGCCAGTGCGCAGAAGAATGCAGAAGTGGCACCTAAAATGAGGTGGTATAAG CTGCTTTGGGCTGTTGAGACATTAGATAGAAAGTGGCTACTTCTTCAGAAACGTAAGAAAGCTTTGAAGGGGTACTATGTAAAAAGATTTGATGACGAGAAGCAGAAAATAGATGATGTTACAAGGTTTGCACAACGCCAGCAGCTTCATGACACAATCATTGAAGCACTGAATGATGCCAAATCAGAGAAAGAGGTGGACGATGTTGATGCGAAATTCAATTTACATTTCCCTCCTGGTGAAGTTGAAGTTGTAGGTCAGTTGAAGCGACCAAAAAGGAAATCCATGTACAATATATGTCAGAGGGCAGGGTTACGAGAGGTCACTTACCAATTTGGGCGGAGCGCTGAGCAATTAGGACACCATCTAGCTTTAACAAAGATACCC GAAGCTGACGAGCTTGACAGTGGGAAAGATTCTCCTGAAGATGTTGCTGCAAATTTCACATGTGCAATGTTTGAAACACCCCAAGATGTCCTTCGGGGTGCCAGACACATG GCAGCAGTTGAGATCGGTTGTGAGCCCATTGTAAGAAAGCATATCAGGAGTATATTCATGGATAAAGCTGTTGTCTCAACAGTCCCCACACCTCAGGGAAATTTGATTATAGATCCCCATCACCAACTATCGCGCATTAAATGGCTACGGGAGAAACCTGTAACCAAGTTCGTAGGTGCAGAATGGCTTCTTATTCAGAAAGGAGAGGACGAAAAACTCCTCAAGGTCACTGTAAAACTACCAGAAGATGTGAAGAAACACCTCATTTCCGATGCTCGTGAGAATTATTTAAGCGACTGTGTCAGCAAGTCTGCACAGATGTGGGACGAGCAACGGAAGATGATACTGGACGATGCCTTCTCCAGTTTCCTTCTTCCGTCAATGGAAAAAGAAGCTCGGTCTCTGTTGACAGCGAATGCCAAAAGTTGGCTCCGTATGGAATATGGGAAACAGCTCTGGGATAAGGTTTCTGCTTCTccttggaagaagaagaaggatgaaCGCGAAAAGGATGATGATGAGATTGACCTGGATGAGGAATCAGAGCTGAGAGTCATGGCCTGCTGCTGGGGCCCCGGGAATCCTACAACCACATTCGTGATGTTAGATTCATCGGGGGAACTGGTTGATGTTCTGTATGCTGGTTCCATCAGTACTAAATCTCGTGGTGGTGCTGATGAGCAACAGAGAAATAAAGATAACCAGCAGCGAGTTGTGAAGTTTATGACCGACCATCAGCCACATGTCGTTTGCGTAGGAGCATCAAACTTGAACTGCAGACAACTCAGGGAAGATCTTTATGAG GTATTTTTTAGAATTGTTGAAGACCATCCAAGAGATATCAACGAGCAAATGGCAAATTTCAGCAGTGTCTACGTTGATGAATCTGTGCCTCGCTTGTACGAGAATTCTCAAATATCTTCAGATCAACTGCCTGCCCAGACAG GTATCGTGAAGCGGGCTGTGGCGCTCGGTCGGTACTTGCAGAATCCATTGGCGACGGTTGCAACACTCTGTGGACCTCGAAAAGAGATACTGTCATGGAAACTACACACCCTCCAAGAGTTCCTTACTCCTGAAGAGAAGTATGAAGTCGTTGAGCAAGTGATGGTGGATGCTACAAATCAGATAGGTTTTGATGTTAACCTTTCTGCTAGCCACGAGTGGCATTCTTCAACTTTACAGTTCGTCGCTGGTCTGGGTCCACGCAAAGCTTCCGCTCTGCAGAAAGAGTTGGTAAGAGAGGGATCTATTTTCAGTCGCAAGGAGCTTGCAGAACCACTACGAAGGAAAGTATTCCATAACGCCTCTGGGTTTCTACGTGTTCGAAGGAGCGGTGCAGCAGCAGCTAGTACTGAAATCATTGATCTGCTTGATGATACAAGGATCCACCCTGAATCATATGCATTGGCCAATAAATTGGCCAAGGATGTCTATGGCGAGGGCGCTCCGCGTGAAAGGGATGAGATGGATGAGGATGAGCAAGAGATGGCAATTGAGCATGTAAGAGAAAGGCCGGACTTTCTTCAACGTCTCAACATCGATGAATACATAAAAAGTATTCCTGAGGATTTACGTAAAAGGGATACACTGCATGATATAAAGACGGAATTACTGTGTGGTTTTCCTGATTGTAGGACCCCCTATGCTGAACCCACTCCCGATGAGGAATTCTGGATGCTCTCTGGTGAAACCGAGGAGAGCCTATCAGATGGAAAGATTGTTCAAGTAACAGTTCGCCTTATACAAGAGAGCCGAATTGTTTGCACTTTTGATTCTGGTTTAAAAGCCATAGTTCTTGGGGACAACTATTCTGATGATGGATTTGACCCAGAATCTCTGCGGATTCATCAAGGCGATATATTAACCGGCAAAATTAAGAACGTGAATAGAAATAGGTTCCAAGTTTACCTAACATGCAAGGACAGTGACATGAGAAGATCATTATCCACAAGGAATCATGATCCGTACTATCATGAACAAGCCATGGTTTCACAGGATGAACTAGATAAGGCTCGGAAacaaaaggaacttgcaaagaaaCATTTCAATCTGCGGATGATTGTCCATCCTCAGTTTCAGAACTTGACGGCTGAGGAAGCAAAGCAG TTCTTGTCAGATAAAGAACCTGGTGAGAAGGTCATTCGACCTAGTTCTAGGGGCCCCTCGTTTTTAACTCTTACTCTCAAATTTTTCGATGGAGTCTACGTACACAAGGACATAGCTGAAAGCGGGAAGGATCGTAAAGATGTGACAAGTCTGCTTCGCCTTGGGAAAACACTGACCATCGAtggtgaagattttgaagatcttGATGAG GTTGTGGACAGATACGTGGATCCATTGGTAGGCCACCTGAAGAGCATGCTATCTTACCGCAAATTCAGGAAGGGCCTAAAAAACGAGGTGGATAATATGCTAAGGGCAGAGAAAGCAGGGAAGCCTAACATGATAGTCTACTCCTTTGGCATATCCCATGAACATCCAGGCACCTTCATATTAACTTACATCAGGGGCACAAATCCGCATCATGAGTATGTTGGGCTAAACTCAAAGGGCTTCAGGTTTTGGAAGAGGGACTTCGATTGTGTTGATCGCCTCGTGTCGTACTTCCAGAAGAATATCAACAGACCACCAATTGACGCTGGTGCATCAGCAAGAAATGTTGCTGCGATGGTTCCTATGAGAGTTTCTGGTGGTGGCGCAACCGCTTCAGCTTTTTCTCACGCTGGTAACTATTCAGGATGGGGCAGCGCCGGAAAGTCAGCACAGGATGGTGGAAGCAGCGGATGGGGGTCTGGACGGGGCTTGTGA